A region from the Enoplosus armatus isolate fEnoArm2 chromosome 24, fEnoArm2.hap1, whole genome shotgun sequence genome encodes:
- the jam2a gene encoding junctional adhesion molecule 2A: MEGTSLYLPIVILLMQCSPSTPVTVSTNRHKVEVREFSDAVLSCMFRTEKDQNPRIEWKKKGKGVSFVYFDGHFKGPFEGRATIEAATVTLQRVTQEDAGEYRCEISAPLDSVNLGETNVTLKVLVPPHTPSCEIPSGAVTGSVVQLRCRDQQSIPPATYSWFKDSQPISPPRLANATYLINSHTGILEFKAVAKEDTGRYSCLASNGVGPPKMCEGKHMTIEDVNVSAVVAAVVVICLVIVVCGCGGFLLHRNGFFSPGHRGRSFWISQCHGAAHISSQTLHRTEDMSNVNYIPPPQEPQDFKHTQSFML, encoded by the exons ATGGAGGGGACGTCCCTGTATCTTCCTATTGTTATTTTACTGATGCAAT GTTCCCCCTCCACTCCTGTCACCGTGTCGACCAACAGACACAAGGTGGAGGTGCGCGAGTTCTCAG aTGCGGTGCTGTCCTGCATGTTCCGCACAGAGAAGGACCAGAACCCGCGCATCGagtggaagaagaagggaaaaggtGTCTCCTTCGTGTACTTTGATGGACATTTCAAAG GTCCCTTCGAGGGCAGGGCAACCATTGAAGCGGCCACGGTGACGCTGCAGAGGGTGACCCAGGAGGATGCTGGGGAGTACCGTTGTGAGATCAGCGCTCCCCTTGACTCTGTCAACCTGGGCGAGACCAACGTCACGCTCAAAGTCCTGG TGCCCCCACACACTCCGTCCTGCGAAATCCCCAGTGGGGCAGTGACGGGCTCAGTGGTGCAGCTGCGTTGTAGAGACCAGCAGAGCATCCCGCCTGCTACATACTCCTGGTTCAAGGACAGCCAGCCGATCAGCCCTCCCCGCCTTGCCAACGCCACCTATCTAATCAACTCACACACAGGAAtactg gAGTTTAAAGCTGTAGCCAAAGAGGACACAGGCCGATACAGCTGCCTGGCTTCAAACGGAGTGGGACCGCCCAAGATGTGCGAGGGCAAGCACATGAcgatag AGGACGTCAACGTCTCAGCCGTggtggcggcggtggtggtgaTCTGCCTGGTCATCGTGGTCTGTGGATGCGGGGGATTCCTCTTACACCGCAACGGCTTCTTCAGCC CAGGACACAGAGGAAG GTCATTTTGGATCTCCCAGTGTCATGGTGCAGCCCACATCAGCAGCCAAACCTTGCACAGAACTGAGGACAT gtCCAATGTCAACTACATCCCTCCGCCCCAAGAA CCCCAGGACTTTAAACACACCCAGTCATTCATGCTCTGA
- the mrpl39 gene encoding large ribosomal subunit protein mL39: MATRTVCQVLQRRFASAVAAVRPPAADVRSQRNAVFSREQARQRGLYPRIEKIEVSMQGPSLDGTLLIMNRGMSTPLSCARHLTEHHVTNSVLALVDGEPWPLHQPLTNSCSLTLLTFKDSDPTLVNQAYWRSCAALLGQVLETAFKDDFTVELLSTAEVPVTSGAFCCDVVLDPQLDSWTPSEESLRSLTRGAQQLIHQDLAWEPLEVVPSVALEVFSHSRCKQEEVEQKAAQNPKGTVMLYRCGDHVLLSAGPLVARTGLCSQYEVTALHSLGQGPWGLHRRTQGLSLPLQLQAHHTVWRKLRQRAEKLVEVSRPEEVTPPPTSQ; this comes from the exons ATGGCGACCAGGACCGTGTGTCAAGTTCTCCAGCGCC GCTTTGCATCGGCCGTGGCGGCTGTTCGTCCACCGGCCGCTGATGTCCGCAGCCAGCGCAACGCTGTCTTCTCCCGAGAGCAGGCCAGGCAGAGAGGCCTGTACCCCCGCATCGAGAAGATAGAGGTCTCCATGCAAGGCCCGAGCCTGGATGGTACACTGCTCATCATGAACAGAGGAATGTCAACGCCACTGAGCTGTGCCAGAC ACTTGACGGAGCATCATGTGACCAACTCAGTACTGGCCCTGGTGGATGGGGAACCATGGCCTCTCCACCAGCCCCTCACAAACTCCTGCTCACTCACTCTGCTCACATTCAAAGACAGTGACCCTACACTGGTCAACCAG GCCTATTGGCGTTCCTGCGCTGCCTTGCTAGGCCAGGTGCTGGAGACTGCGTTCAAGGATGACTTTACTGTGGAGCTGCTCAGCACAGCAGAGGTGCCAG TCACTTCAGGGGCTTTCTGCTGTGATGTGGTTCTCGACCCTCAGCTGGACTCATGGACTCCCTCTGAg gAGTCGTTGCGGTCTCTGACCCGAGGGGCCCAGCAGCTGATCCACCAGGACCTGGCCTGGGAGCCTTTGGAGGTTGTGCCGTCTGTGGCGCTGGAGGTCTTCTCACACAGCAG gtgtaaacaggaagAAGTGGAACAGAAGGCGGCACAAAATCCCAAAGGCACAGTGATGCTCTACAG ATGTGGTGACCATGTGCTGCTGAGTGCTGGCCCCCTGGTGGCCAGGACAGGCCTGTGCTCCCAGTATGAGGTGACGGCCCTCCACAGCCTCGGACAGGGACCCTGGGGTCTCCACCGTCGCACACAGGgcctctccctgcctctgcagctgcag GCTCACCACACAGTATGGAGGAAACTGAGGCAGCGGGCAGAGAAACTG GTTGAGGTGTCAAGACCTGAAGAAGTGACTCCACCTCCGACCAGCCAGTAA